The Pseudomonadota bacterium genome window below encodes:
- a CDS encoding OmpA family protein: MTSVMRFAVLMIAAVTLTGCASRPMNQLASMQPSGAAFDNALAQDYAALSKAEKFQGDHRDADTYAQRATAAAGGQSPGPDQVELRQPFLKGKYVSELSDARQRLVSALDKTGRTKAPEDAARAQTSYDCWVEQASEDLQPADVNACKQAFMDAIAKVEAALAAEEPAPVPEAAVPPESYLVFFDLDKADVTPEGMSIVESAAADASAKPFNRIIALGHADTSGSDSYNRDLSQRRADAVKSALTEFGVQADAIETEALGETQPLVPTDDGVREPQNRRVEIVIEH, encoded by the coding sequence ATGACTTCTGTAATGAGATTCGCGGTCCTGATGATCGCGGCGGTTACGCTAACCGGATGTGCATCGCGGCCGATGAATCAGCTCGCGAGCATGCAGCCGAGCGGCGCCGCCTTTGACAATGCCTTGGCGCAGGATTATGCGGCGCTGTCCAAAGCGGAGAAGTTTCAGGGCGACCACCGAGATGCTGATACGTACGCACAGCGGGCCACGGCCGCAGCCGGAGGACAGTCGCCGGGGCCGGATCAGGTCGAGCTAAGGCAGCCATTTCTGAAAGGTAAGTATGTCTCGGAGCTGTCGGATGCGCGTCAGCGGTTGGTCTCGGCGCTCGACAAGACTGGGAGGACCAAGGCGCCCGAGGATGCGGCCCGCGCCCAAACGTCTTACGATTGCTGGGTAGAGCAGGCTTCCGAGGACCTACAACCGGCGGACGTCAACGCCTGCAAGCAAGCTTTCATGGATGCAATCGCCAAGGTCGAGGCGGCGCTGGCGGCCGAGGAACCTGCACCTGTGCCGGAAGCTGCTGTCCCACCAGAGAGCTATCTGGTGTTCTTCGATTTGGATAAAGCTGATGTGACGCCTGAAGGGATGAGTATCGTCGAAAGCGCAGCGGCCGACGCTAGCGCGAAGCCGTTCAATAGGATCATAGCGCTCGGTCACGCCGATACGTCCGGGAGCGACAGCTACAACAGGGATCTATCGCAGCGGCGGGCGGATGCAGTGAAGTCCGCTCTCACCGAGTTCGGAGTGCAAGCTGACGCCATTGAAACCGAGGCCCTCGGTGAAACGCAGCCGTTGGTGCCGACCGATGACGGCGTTCGCGAACCGCAAAACCGACGAGTTGAGATTGTCATCGAACACTAA
- a CDS encoding TOBE domain-containing protein encodes MAVGDRNLGGPGRIALLREIRDHGTITHAARAMKMSYKAAWDAVAGMNNLAGEPLVERAAGGRGGGSTRLTARGERLVENFERIDVEHRRFLEALNRQARGLVEDLLLIRRIDMQTSARNQFLGTVRAITRGAVNDEIGIEVVGGQMIVAIITHESAERLALEAGSKAFALIKASSVIIVTDERGTKFSARNRFSGTVSRLHPGAVNTEVVIGLPEGGGIAAIITNDSAASLGLAEGLAASAIFKASSVVVGVPA; translated from the coding sequence ATGGCGGTCGGCGACCGCAACCTCGGCGGACCCGGGCGCATCGCCCTGCTCAGAGAGATCCGCGACCACGGCACAATCACGCACGCGGCCCGGGCGATGAAGATGAGCTACAAGGCCGCGTGGGATGCGGTCGCGGGCATGAACAACCTGGCCGGCGAACCGCTCGTTGAGCGCGCCGCCGGCGGGCGCGGCGGCGGCTCGACGCGTCTGACTGCGCGCGGCGAGCGGCTGGTCGAGAACTTCGAGCGCATCGACGTCGAGCACCGGCGGTTCTTGGAGGCGTTGAACCGGCAGGCCCGCGGGCTTGTGGAGGATCTATTACTCATCAGGAGAATCGATATGCAAACCAGTGCACGTAACCAATTCCTCGGCACCGTCCGGGCCATCACGCGGGGCGCGGTCAACGATGAGATCGGCATCGAGGTGGTCGGCGGGCAGATGATCGTCGCCATCATCACCCATGAGAGCGCGGAACGGCTCGCGCTCGAGGCCGGCAGCAAGGCCTTCGCGCTCATCAAGGCCTCCTCGGTCATCATCGTCACGGACGAGCGCGGCACCAAGTTCTCGGCGCGCAATCGTTTCAGCGGCACCGTATCGCGTTTGCATCCCGGCGCCGTGAATACCGAGGTCGTGATCGGTCTGCCGGAAGGTGGCGGGATCGCCGCCATCATCACCAATGACAGCGCCGCGAGCCTGGGTCTCGCGGAAGGCCTGGCGGCGAGCGCGATCTTCAAGGCCAGCAGCGTGGTCGTGGGCGTGCCGGCATGA
- a CDS encoding ATP-binding cassette domain-containing protein, translating to MALEVDIRKTLKSARQIFHLHARFSVHSPRIVVHGPSGAGKSLLLKAIAGLITPDEGSIVLSGTTLFHSAAGTNVSPQERRVAYLFQDYALFPHLTVRQNVGFGLRRGWLNMRGDRPDPAIDSWLEAFELCRVAHQYPSQISGGQRQRTALARALVACPRALLLDEPFAALDPALRSRMRAELHALHVRLEVPMVLITHDPEDVRVFGEEVLRLADGVVEASSAAEVLDPPGAYAHPPGLLLGEHRTQAHRA from the coding sequence ATGGCGCTGGAAGTCGATATCCGCAAGACGCTCAAAAGCGCCAGGCAGATCTTCCATCTGCATGCGCGTTTCAGCGTGCACAGCCCTCGGATCGTGGTCCACGGTCCCTCGGGGGCCGGGAAGAGCCTGCTCCTCAAGGCCATCGCCGGGTTGATCACGCCGGACGAAGGCTCGATCGTGCTTTCCGGGACCACGCTCTTCCACAGCGCCGCCGGAACCAACGTCTCTCCCCAAGAACGCAGGGTCGCTTATCTTTTCCAGGACTATGCCCTGTTCCCGCACTTGACGGTGCGGCAGAACGTCGGCTTCGGCCTGCGGCGCGGGTGGCTCAATATGCGCGGCGATCGCCCCGATCCGGCTATCGACTCTTGGCTCGAGGCCTTCGAGCTCTGCCGTGTGGCACACCAGTACCCGAGCCAGATCTCAGGCGGGCAACGCCAGCGCACGGCACTCGCGCGGGCGCTCGTGGCGTGCCCGCGCGCCTTGCTCCTCGACGAGCCCTTCGCGGCTCTGGACCCGGCCCTGCGCTCGCGCATGCGCGCGGAGTTGCACGCGCTGCACGTGCGACTCGAGGTCCCGATGGTCCTCATCACCCACGATCCCGAGGACGTGCGGGTCTTCGGCGAAGAGGTCCTGCGACTCGCGGACGGGGTAGTCGAAGCATCGAGCGCCGCGGAGGTGCTCGACCCGCCCGGCGCATATGCCCATCCCCCGGGTCTTTTACTAGGTGAGCATCGAACGCAGGCCCATCGAGCTTAG
- the modB gene encoding molybdate ABC transporter permease subunit translates to MGYAWTALALSLKVASCATLVCLVMGVGVGYVLARRRIPGRDLVDALLTLPLVMPPTVLGYYLLVVIGRQGALGAWLHDAFGIRLIFTWQGAVIAASLVAFPLTFKSARAAFEAVDRELEEAGRVLGVSEWGIFFRVTLPLAWRGILAGVLLAFARALGEFGATLMVAGSIPGKTQTLSIAVYEAVQAGHDEAALILVVITSVTCLAVLLAAGRLAPGRIASE, encoded by the coding sequence ATGGGGTACGCCTGGACGGCACTGGCGCTGTCCCTCAAGGTGGCGAGTTGTGCCACGCTCGTGTGCCTCGTTATGGGCGTCGGTGTGGGCTATGTGCTGGCCCGGCGGCGGATCCCGGGCCGCGATCTGGTCGATGCGCTTCTGACCTTACCGCTCGTGATGCCGCCCACGGTGCTCGGCTATTACCTTTTGGTTGTCATCGGGCGCCAGGGGGCGCTGGGCGCCTGGCTCCACGACGCGTTCGGTATCCGCCTGATCTTCACCTGGCAGGGGGCGGTGATCGCCGCGAGCCTGGTCGCCTTTCCATTGACCTTCAAGTCGGCGCGCGCCGCCTTCGAGGCGGTCGACCGCGAGTTGGAGGAGGCCGGGCGCGTGCTCGGCGTGTCGGAGTGGGGGATCTTCTTTCGCGTGACTCTGCCGCTCGCCTGGCGCGGCATCCTCGCGGGCGTGCTCCTGGCCTTTGCCCGCGCCCTGGGCGAGTTCGGCGCCACGCTCATGGTGGCCGGCAGCATCCCGGGCAAGACCCAGACGCTCTCGATCGCGGTCTACGAAGCGGTGCAGGCGGGTCACGACGAGGCCGCCCTGATACTCGTGGTCATCACGTCTGTCACCTGCCTCGCGGTGCTCCTAGCGGCGGGGCGCCTGGCCCCGGGTCGGATCGCGAGCGAATAA
- the modA gene encoding molybdate ABC transporter substrate-binding protein — MPAGDLTVSAAASLTDAFKEIGRAFEVQHRDTIVRFNIAASDALVQQLAAGAPVDVLATADQESMDKAAARTLIEPTTRTNFARNTLVAIVPADREVVSQELRDLERDDITRIALGNPASVPAGRYARDALERAGRWPAIEAKAIYTQTVRQALDYVARAEVDVAFVYATDAAIRNERVRVAFTVATEVPITYPIAVVAGSTGEARRFLDYVLSPPGQGILARYGFLSP; from the coding sequence GTGCCAGCGGGCGACCTTACCGTGTCGGCGGCGGCCAGCCTGACCGATGCCTTCAAGGAGATCGGCCGGGCTTTCGAGGTGCAGCACCGCGATACCATCGTCCGGTTCAATATTGCGGCGTCCGATGCCCTGGTTCAGCAGCTCGCGGCGGGCGCGCCGGTCGATGTGCTAGCCACGGCGGACCAAGAATCCATGGACAAGGCCGCGGCCCGGACGCTCATCGAGCCCACCACTCGCACGAACTTCGCCCGCAACACGCTGGTGGCGATCGTGCCTGCCGATCGCGAGGTCGTATCTCAGGAACTGCGCGATCTTGAACGGGACGACATTACGCGCATCGCGCTCGGTAACCCGGCGAGCGTACCGGCCGGGCGCTATGCCCGGGACGCTCTTGAGCGGGCCGGGCGTTGGCCCGCGATCGAGGCCAAAGCTATTTATACGCAGACCGTCCGCCAGGCCCTCGACTATGTCGCGCGCGCCGAAGTCGATGTCGCCTTCGTGTATGCCACCGACGCCGCGATCCGCAATGAACGGGTCCGCGTCGCTTTCACGGTGGCTACCGAGGTCCCCATCACCTACCCCATCGCCGTCGTCGCAGGGAGCACCGGTGAAGCACGGCGTTTCTTGGACTACGTGCTGTCGCCGCCTGGCCAGGGTATCCTGGCCCGGTATGGTTTCCTCTCGCCATGA
- a CDS encoding alpha-L-glutamate ligase-like protein — protein sequence MIFGTVRRLREAGVLGINERNNCYTLAYNPRHLYPLVDDKLRTKQLALKAGLSVPELYGVIEIEHQIKVIHEVLAGHREFVIKPAQGSGGDGVLVVAGRAKNMYRLVNGVIMDRSQLAHYASNILSGLFSIGGHPDKALIEYRVQFDPLFGAISFQGVPDVRIVVFQGFPVMAMVRLPTRLSDGKANLHKGAIGAGVDIATGRTLTAVWRNEVVSEHPDTGNPVTGLQIPHWDRLLGIAAQAYDLTGLGYVGVDIVLDRDKGPLLLELNARPGLNIQIANGAGLLPRLQLIERIAARPYAVEERVAFAKDRMAAG from the coding sequence ATGATCTTCGGCACCGTTCGGCGCCTGCGGGAGGCGGGCGTGCTGGGGATCAACGAGCGCAACAACTGCTACACGCTGGCGTACAACCCGCGGCATCTCTATCCCTTGGTTGATGACAAGCTCCGGACCAAGCAACTGGCCTTGAAGGCCGGGCTCTCCGTGCCGGAGCTTTACGGCGTGATTGAGATCGAACACCAGATAAAAGTGATCCATGAGGTCCTCGCAGGGCATCGGGAATTCGTGATCAAACCCGCCCAAGGCAGCGGCGGAGACGGCGTGCTGGTCGTGGCCGGGCGGGCCAAAAACATGTACCGATTGGTGAACGGCGTCATCATGGACCGGTCCCAGCTAGCCCATTACGCATCCAACATACTGAGCGGTCTCTTCAGCATCGGCGGTCACCCCGACAAGGCCTTGATCGAATACCGCGTGCAGTTCGATCCCTTGTTCGGGGCCATCAGCTTCCAGGGCGTTCCGGATGTCCGCATCGTGGTGTTTCAGGGCTTCCCGGTTATGGCCATGGTGCGGCTGCCCACGCGCCTCTCGGACGGCAAGGCCAATTTGCATAAGGGCGCCATCGGCGCCGGTGTGGATATCGCGACCGGGCGCACCCTGACCGCGGTGTGGCGCAACGAGGTCGTGAGCGAGCACCCCGACACCGGCAATCCCGTCACCGGTCTCCAAATCCCGCACTGGGATCGGCTGCTCGGGATCGCGGCCCAAGCCTATGATCTCACGGGCTTGGGTTATGTGGGGGTTGATATCGTGCTCGATCGGGACAAGGGACCGTTGCTCTTGGAGCTGAACGCACGTCCAGGTCTCAACATACAGATCGCCAATGGCGCGGGTCTCCTTCCTAGGCTACAACTCATCGAGCGGATCGCCGCTCGGCCTTATGCCGTGGAAGAACGCGTCGCGTTTGCGAAAGACCGTATGGCGGCAGGTTAA